The DNA segment AATACAAAATATAATCTCTCATCTAAATTTTAAATTTAGATTAAGAATTTATTTATACTTTAAAATAAACAGTATTAAAAACAATACTACTATTGATATTAAATAATTATTTGCATTAAATTAAATTGATTATTCTTTAAATTCAGCATCAATCACTTGATAAAAAGCATTTTTCGTATCCGCAATATCCCAAACCCCTAAAATAACCTGATAACCTGAACGTTCTGGTATATTACAATTTAATTCTACTGTTGCCGTGGGTATTTTACCATTATCAAATCTCTGGCAAAAAGGCTTTAAATCGAAATCATCTCGGGTAAGCGGTTTATTTACATCCCAATTTTGTTTAGTAATAAAAAACCGCCATGATGCGGTACTGTGTCTCGCAGTTAATGTCCATTTAAAGGTGTTTTCTCCACTTTTCATTGCGACTTTATGCCAGCGATCAGCACTCTGCTCATTTAATGCAGAAAATGCTTCATTTCCACCACTGGCAATTTTACCATTTTCAGGTCCATCTTTAGGAAAGCCTTTAAGTCCTTCAACTGATTGAGGCTCATATTCTACAGGACCACAATTTTTATTAAATTTTATATTATTACTATTAGGAATTGTAGTTCTGCATAACACTGCACGGCTTGGTGGTTTATCAATATAGCCATGTTTTAATGTGACATCCTCTGATGCTGTTGAAATAAAACTAGCTGATGATAATAATAATGTTGCAGTAAATACCATAAGTTTATTTTTCTTCATAATAAATCCTCAATAATTATTAATAAATATTTTTAAATATAATGATTGCATCAATCACATTAGATATTAGTCGAAAATAGATAATTGAATATCCATTTATTAAGGACTGTGAGCAATATCGCGATTTAATTTAATATTAAAATGGAACTAACACTGTTATTTAATATTTATTAAATGACTATCAATAATAAAAATAATAAATTAAATTATTTTCATTACTTTTTTATATTTTATTAAAAGAAATAAAATCATCGATATAAAATAAAAACAACCCAAATAAGACAGAAATACTGTCTCACTGGGTTGTATATTTTGGGATATGTTTTAACGTGATTACAATATAGCAATATACAGTCGTAATTGATGTCATTCTGTAATTGCGATGTATTAATGTAAACGAGTTTTCATTGAGTTAAGAACACTAATTTTGTTCGTCTTCATATCGATAGTCACATCTTCCGACAATACTTTCACATTAACTTTTCCTGAATTCTTGGCCAATAGAGCATAACTATAACCAGCCCTGCCGGAGAAACTAGGCAACTTAGCTTCAAGATTATAATCAAATGCAGCGACATTTTCTTGGACATGATCGATCTTCGTGCCTTGTTTCCCAAGATAAGTTATTGCCGAATTTTCAAACTCACTTAATGTACCAATCAAGTCATTATTGTGATCCCCTGATACCGATAAATTCTTACCTGATAAGGCATTAAGGCTGGTTTGTGCTGTTTTCACTCCCTGAATCCCCGTTTTCCAGTTATTATCACCAGGTCTTTGTCCAGTATGTAACGCATAGAATTTCTCTTTATCTACAGCGTATAGCATTGTACAGCCACTCAAAGCTCCTGAAGTGATCACTAATGGTTTCCCCTCCTTAATATCATTCAACCGAATGCTAATACCTACACTGCCAGACATACCACTCATAACTTTAATGGCGGTAAGATTATCAGAAAGTGTTTTATGCCCCCAATAAGTTCCTATTGTTCCAGAACCGTATTCGTTGGACGTAACCTTAGAGCCATAGAAAATATGAACAGCATTGTAAAAATTACCTCCTTCTTGTAATAATTGCGGACTGTACTCTCTTACTACGGGATTATGCCCAACCGAATCAAATCGATTAATGACGAATGGCAATGTCGCCTCAGCACTCTCGTTATTACTCCCCACAAATAATCCACGATTTCGTAGAGGAGTAATAGATCCCTTTTGTAGTTTCGTATCATCTGATGAAAAGAAAAGAGAAAAGCTGCTACTAGGCATTCGCCCATCAGGATCACGCAATGTCACAGAGTTATTACGCACCATGCGGTATAAATTCAGCCCATCCACCGTACCTGCCGGATCGGCGCTTAGCCAACGACCAATCCACGGTTGATAATAACGATAACCGTAGTAATAAAGCCCCGTAGCGTCTTTTTCTTTGCCTGAATAACGAATAGTTTTGTAATTGGCTTCTACTGCATTTTGGCTAAACCAAATCGCGGTACCCCCATAAGGGTAATACTCTTCATAACTGACTAATTGCCCTTGACCATCGGTTTCTAATCCACTGTTACCCACACCATCATCATAGCTATAACGCAGTTGGTTATTCTTGATCCCTTTTGGGAAACCCACTTTCCAACATAAGGCTCTTACATTTCCTGTTATATCAACCACCTCTCGATGTTCGGTAAGATGCCCCCCTTCCGTTGATTGCCATATTTCTAAATTCGGTAAATAGTGAGTTTCCGTGATAATCTGCCGTCCTGATAATCTCTGTACCTGTTGTTTTATTAATCGTTGAGATGCGCTTGCATAAACATAGTGTTCTGAATTCCCGCTCTTATTCACTTGTGCCAATGTACCGCGAAGATCCCACTGCAATGCATCGCCCGTTGATAAATATTTCTGATTACCTAAAGCATCAAATTGCTGATCAATCTGTTCGATAGCCACCTGTTGTGTTTCAAGTAATGCCCGATTGGTTTTATTGGAGACACTGATATTTTGGGTAAAACTTTGTTGTGCAATAGCAGAGTTATGGCGAATTTGCGTTAAATTACCCCCACGATCATAAGCGTATAAACGCGTATAATTGGTATAACTTTGTGCATCTTTCACTAATGTAGTGACTGATTGAGATTGCATTGAAGCGGGTGTTTTTTGATTGGCAGATTCACGCCCTGTGGCACTCACTAATTGATACAGAGAGTCATACACATAACGATTTTCAGGCACTATTTTCTGGTTACGCCAGTAGCGAGTGGCTTCAGCATCATTTTTCAGACAGATAATATTGCCGACCGGATCGTACTCATAACGCAGATCTTGCATTATCTTCGCACCCAAAACATGCTCTTGAGGACGCTGGGTTTTGACATGCAGCAAGCGCTGAGTTTCAGGCTCGTATTCATAAGTGGTGACTAATCCATTACCGTGCTCTACACGTAATTTTTGCCCTGCTGCCGAGTAATCGATCGCTTTAATCACGAGTTGTTTTTTATCGCTTTGTAATTGCACACTACTTTGTTTTAAAAAACCCGCTCTATCGTATTTCCATTCACGCTCATGCCCGGCAGCATCAATTTGTTTTAATAACTGACCTGTAGCATCATAAATATTGCGCGTTTGATATTGAGAATGTGCGGGTGTTTTAACGGTATTCGCAGTGATAAACCGTAATTCAATTAAATGTTGCCCTGTTAAGGCATAAGCACCATATTCTGTTCTTCCAGCAAGAAAGTCATGATGAGTACATTTACCGACGGAGTTATTGGCAATATTTTTATTATCAGCCCCACCCCAAGTAAAACGCTCTTTTAATATCTGTTTGGACGTCGGGGAAGACTCCATAATCGCCATAAGTTGTGAAACAAACTCTGGCTTTGTATAGTGATATTCCGTCACTAGCCCCAACCCATTAATATCCATCACTTTTTTGTTTTCAATATCACTGATATTGACACTATTACCACTATCTACACTTTTAGTTGCAGACAATAATCCGCCTAAACTCACCACTTGCTGAATATTCGCTTGAATAGTTGAGTCTGATTGTTGTGTTTTATACAATCTTGCATCAATACTGCGTTCTAAATAGCCGCGCGCATGATAATGGTGACGCGTAATACGCTCATCGGTTTTATTAATTGTGTCAGGATGACGGCAATAATTAATTTCACGAATTGTTGATCCGCGATTATCAAGCACCACCACGGTTGGGGTGCTTGTGTGTAATTGTTGGTTTAACATCTTTTTAATTCCTTAATTTGCTTTCTTTTATAAATTAGCTCGTAAGCACTGAGCTGACTTGCTGACTTTTGGCTGCTAATATTTCTGCGATCGCTTTTTTATCGGTATTACATTTCTCTAATATCAACAATAACCGCGCCACATAATCGGGATAATCCCCCCACACTTGCACATTAAAAAATGGTGCAGAACACGGCTGTAGCAAGTGTGTGGGTACAAACTTATTGGGCGCTTCCACGACGGTTGAGGGTGCTTTGTTGCAGCTGGATAACAGCATTAGGCACAGGCTCATTAGCACAAGGCGCTTGAGCCAAAAGCTGCCGTAACTCTTGACGTATAGCATGATTTTCTTCCTCTAAATAACGTTGTTCCTCTTGTTGGTGCGTAAGTGTTTCAGAGACTTTTTCTGCTTGCTTGTGCCATTGAATTAATTGTGATTGCAATGTGCGTTGTTGATATTCAAGCTGACTGTTTTGCTCTGAAAGTCGATTAATTTGGTTGTATTGATAGCGAAGTACTAATAAAGCAACAACAATCATGATCGCTATCCCCCCTTTAATACCTAAACGTAAAAAAGCACTCATATTCATGGATATGCTCCGCGACATAATTCGTAATGAGGTCCATCACGAAACGACACCCAATCTCCGCCCCAATTAATTGAAATACCTAATTGATAAGCGGCTTTCTTCATCGCTTTTGATACTGATTCAAACGCTGACCAATCTTGCCAAGGAATAACACCATTCACTAACGGGACAATATCCACGGCATGACCCGTTAAATGTCGGCTATTGAGGGTTTTGCTTTTACCTTCTTTCATCAACTCTTTTTGTCGAATCAATGAACGCACTCCTTCAATCACCACAAAATCGTATTCACTGAATGTCAGAGCCAGATAAACAATACGTACTAAATCTTGATGTACGTCGTTTAAATTATTTTGACTACGTTGACTTAATGTATAGGTATTCATTTAGGCTCCTTAAGATTGTTCATGCCAAAAATACGATTCCATAGCCAAATCAATGTCGTGCTCCCCATTGATCCAAAAAGCCCTGCAATCATGTAAGACATATAGCGACTTGCACCACTTTCAAAACTTAATAATCCGCCTAATAATCCTGTAAACACTGAAATCACGATCTGGCTACCAATGCCACACCAAGACCACTTAATTTGTTTTTGTCTAATTTCCATTAAATACCTCACGATACCTCCCCAGGCTGAAAATCCACCGATAATCATCCAAGCCAGCGCATCGCTTTCAGATGTGATTGCTACCAGCATAATAAAATTCCTAAATAAAGCGGATAAAACGGTAGCCCCCATTTATCCGCAAAATAAATCACCTACACTAGGGTGTCATTTTCATCTTCCTGAGCCACAAACCACGGTGTCACTATCGTATTACGCTGATAGTTCTTTGCGGTATTCACTCGATATAAGCGACCTAATGCATCGTAATAATGGGTATCCGCAAAACGATTGGGTTGAGATGAACTCTCCGAAATATAACGCCAGTCATTAAGAAAATAAGGCTGATAAACACGCTTTACATTTCCTTTGTTGTCATATTCTGTTTCACCTGAAATTGCCCAACGTGTTGTGGTACTTTTTTGTTGTGCCTGTTGCGTACGATCAACCACTAATCCACCTTTTTCACTACGCAAAAAGGACTCGCCCGCTTCAACTCTGACGGACGTTTGCAATAAGCGACCAAAACCATCGCTAAAAGTGATTTGTTGGCGAATTTGCTGTTGTGAGTCTCTGTCATAACGGTCGGTCATGATTTGCAGCGCATGAGGTGGCATTTTTGAGGATGCTGACATCCAACTGTCTGTTACATACACAAACCCCATGGCGATAGGCAGTGCCGAAGTCAATGCTAAAGCATCTTCTACGGTTGTCGGCATAATGAAGCTTTTATCGCTATAACCACTTTGTTGACCATTTTCGGTACCTGAAAAGCGTGTTGTGGTAACACGACCAAAGCCATCAAAGGTCACTTGATGAAGATTGTGGTTTTCATCAGTGATTGAATTAGGTGATAAAAAACGCCAATCATAAGTAAGATGGAAATCTTGTACGCTCAAAGGGGACTCTTTCCCCATTAATACACAAAATTGCTTATCCCATAACAGCTTATAGTCACAAGAGAGTGTCGTTTTTTTGTACA comes from the Proteus appendicitidis genome and includes:
- a CDS encoding lytic polysaccharide monooxygenase, whose translation is MKKNKLMVFTATLLLSSASFISTASEDVTLKHGYIDKPPSRAVLCRTTIPNSNNIKFNKNCGPVEYEPQSVEGLKGFPKDGPENGKIASGGNEAFSALNEQSADRWHKVAMKSGENTFKWTLTARHSTASWRFFITKQNWDVNKPLTRDDFDLKPFCQRFDNGKIPTATVELNCNIPERSGYQVILGVWDIADTKNAFYQVIDAEFKE
- a CDS encoding cytotoxic necrotizing factor Rho-activating domain-containing protein, which codes for MLNQQLHTSTPTVVVLDNRGSTIREINYCRHPDTINKTDERITRHHYHARGYLERSIDARLYKTQQSDSTIQANIQQVVSLGGLLSATKSVDSGNSVNISDIENKKVMDINGLGLVTEYHYTKPEFVSQLMAIMESSPTSKQILKERFTWGGADNKNIANNSVGKCTHHDFLAGRTEYGAYALTGQHLIELRFITANTVKTPAHSQYQTRNIYDATGQLLKQIDAAGHEREWKYDRAGFLKQSSVQLQSDKKQLVIKAIDYSAAGQKLRVEHGNGLVTTYEYEPETQRLLHVKTQRPQEHVLGAKIMQDLRYEYDPVGNIICLKNDAEATRYWRNQKIVPENRYVYDSLYQLVSATGRESANQKTPASMQSQSVTTLVKDAQSYTNYTRLYAYDRGGNLTQIRHNSAIAQQSFTQNISVSNKTNRALLETQQVAIEQIDQQFDALGNQKYLSTGDALQWDLRGTLAQVNKSGNSEHYVYASASQRLIKQQVQRLSGRQIITETHYLPNLEIWQSTEGGHLTEHREVVDITGNVRALCWKVGFPKGIKNNQLRYSYDDGVGNSGLETDGQGQLVSYEEYYPYGGTAIWFSQNAVEANYKTIRYSGKEKDATGLYYYGYRYYQPWIGRWLSADPAGTVDGLNLYRMVRNNSVTLRDPDGRMPSSSFSLFFSSDDTKLQKGSITPLRNRGLFVGSNNESAEATLPFVINRFDSVGHNPVVREYSPQLLQEGGNFYNAVHIFYGSKVTSNEYGSGTIGTYWGHKTLSDNLTAIKVMSGMSGSVGISIRLNDIKEGKPLVITSGALSGCTMLYAVDKEKFYALHTGQRPGDNNWKTGIQGVKTAQTSLNALSGKNLSVSGDHNNDLIGTLSEFENSAITYLGKQGTKIDHVQENVAAFDYNLEAKLPSFSGRAGYSYALLAKNSGKVNVKVLSEDVTIDMKTNKISVLNSMKTRLH
- the lysC gene encoding Rz1-like lysis system protein LysC, which gives rise to MSLCLMLLSSCNKAPSTVVEAPNKFVPTHLLQPCSAPFFNVQVWGDYPDYVARLLLILEKCNTDKKAIAEILAAKSQQVSSVLTS
- a CDS encoding M15 family metallopeptidase, translating into MNTYTLSQRSQNNLNDVHQDLVRIVYLALTFSEYDFVVIEGVRSLIRQKELMKEGKSKTLNSRHLTGHAVDIVPLVNGVIPWQDWSAFESVSKAMKKAAYQLGISINWGGDWVSFRDGPHYELCRGAYP
- a CDS encoding phage holin family protein, translating into MLVAITSESDALAWMIIGGFSAWGGIVRYLMEIRQKQIKWSWCGIGSQIVISVFTGLLGGLLSFESGASRYMSYMIAGLFGSMGSTTLIWLWNRIFGMNNLKEPK